Part of the Musa acuminata AAA Group cultivar baxijiao chromosome BXJ2-7, Cavendish_Baxijiao_AAA, whole genome shotgun sequence genome is shown below.
TTATCAAAGTAATAAAAAGGTGTTAGACTTGGAGTTAACAATTAACATAAAAAAGAGTCAAGTTCAATATGCCAATCTCTTTGGCGAAGTCTATAAATAGTTTTTCATAGTTTATAGATATGATTTGGATACTAATGGTGGATAAAGCCAAGgggttattatataaatatatcttTAGTTAAGGTTTCCTATAAGAAAGTATTGTCAATATTTACTTGTAGGTTGAATTATGCATCGATTTAATAACCAGATTGAAGGTCTCTGTGAAATCTAGTCGTTGGTGAAACTCTTTGGCTATTAGATATGCTTTGTATCTAGCAATGGATCCATCTGAATTTTACTTAATTcgaaagatccacttacaccTTATGACATTTTCTATGAGGTGAGATGATATAAGGCTCTATGTGATATTATGAAATAGAGCATTATATTCTTCACTTACGACTTTATGCTAGTGTAGAGATTTTTTGGCTTGGGTGATGGTTGTGGGTTTGGTAAACTTAGGTGGAGAGCTTATGTTAGTATggagataaaaaaaattgatattgtttaaaaatattatttttggagTGTGTTGTCATGTGATATACAATCTCAATGGTATTATTGAGTTGTATTGAAAGTATGAGAATTGGTGAAGAGTTAGTGATATGTGATACATTTCAGTGTCACTTGGTCAAGAAAGAGGACAAAGGCATTATTTGTAGTGTCGAGGGCATTACAAAATTAGTTAGTGGAGAGGTAGATAGAGAAGTTGCAAAGGCAATGAGATACAGTTGAACTAGAGTAATAAGAGAGTATGGGTTTAAAGGAGAATTATTTATTGATGTGGTAAAATATGCACTTGAGGGGGTTTGAAGTATACTCATATGAACCTAATGATAGATGGTTATTATAGTGACTCACCTTATCGAAGGAGCAAAATTTTAAAATGAAAAGATAGACTAAAAAAAAATAACATGACatgatataaagattttttgagTTTGAGAATTATAGTATCTAAAAGTATTATATTTAAAAGAATACCTAATGAAGATGTAAGGCTTAAATTTTGGTATTAATTTATGTGAAGCATAGAGGTGTAATTAATGATCATATAAATAACTAAATACTTTAAGTTTATAAAGACTTGTGATTTTATAAAATAACTTTTCAAATGATGACTGATGTTGTAGGATTAGAGTAAGTATGTGGTTAATAAGGTATACTATAGTTTGAAAGTTTACTGATCAAAAGGTTAATAGTTTATAGTCGGAGGGTGAGATTAGTTTCAACTATATATAAGTGATTTCATTTGATAAAGCCAACTAATTGAGATGTGTAtagtgatgatttaaaatattatatatatttgcaaaGAAATCTCTATAAATAGTAACACTTACTTTCCTCCTATACTAAGAAGATTCCCTTAGTTCTCATCTCATACTATTGCTCTAATTCATTGAACTCTATGTTTGATATAATTCAACAAAATTTATGATTGACCTATGTCATTTTAGATTTTCCAAATTTTCAATTGCACCACTTACAAAAGACCTATTTGATTATTTTAACTGagattgattatttgaatttatataataaaatttgtGTCTATTCATAAtgagattaaaataaaaaaggcaaGGAGATCCATGAAAGGACAAAATCATAGAGAGACTTGTTAGAACAACCAATTCTCATGTATTCATACAAATGATGTCTCGTCAGAATCAGATGCATGAGGGGGTCTGAATCCATGACACACTTTTAGTATATTTAATCATATATCGCTTGAAAAATAGACTGACTCAATGAATATTCTAAAAAAACAAATCATAAATATCTCTTATAGACACTTTTGAGATCGCGAATCGATGAAACCACTCGTCAACCTATGACTCGTCAAGATTAATTCAATATCATTATCTTATATGATTTAtaattatacatacatatatatatatatatatatatatatatatatatatatatatatataaacacattaTCGCAAGCCTACTAAAAATAATCTTCGTTGGGACAATAACTTCAATGTTTCTTATTTAACCGAGCACAACTAAGAGACGGTCAAACATTgacctttttttattatttattttctttttgggtTATCGGGAAGAAATAGGCGTCTCCATCGGGTTGACCAACGAAGCCAGACGACAGGGAAGGTTGGTCGACACGCGGGCCCCGCTGGGTCTCACTGGTTCGCCGGGCGGTGAGCGGTCCACTTGGGCGGGGCGGGGCTGAAGTGAGCGGAGACGACGCGGGAGTCGAGCAGTTCAAGGATTGGCGGGAGGCTGACGCAGCGCGGCACCTTGTACTGGTTGATGGACGCCCCCCTGGAGATAGCGTAGTCCATCAGTTCCTCGAAGGTGCCCCCCCGCACCACCCGTATCTCCAGCGGGCCGATGGAGCCGTCCGCCACCCGGCTCTGCCGGTACACCGAGTTCAGCGCCTCCTCCATCGCCAGGCAGCACCGCTCCATCACCCCGTCCCGGGTCACCGCCTCCGTCGCCGATGGCGACGCGTCCTTCGCCAGCAGCTCCCAGTAGATGACGTAGTGCCCCGGGATGGCCTTCGTGTCGGCGTGGCTAGTGTACTCCACCACGCTCGCGTTGTACGGCCGGAGCAGCGCCGACGCGCTCTCCACCGCCTTCTGCAGCTCTGCCTCGTCCGTCTTGTCCGACTCGATGCTCAGCAGCACGTTCTTCCGGCGGACGAACCGGAACTGCGGCGCCGCGTTGTGGAACCCGGTCACGCGCAGGACGTCGCCCACCCGGTATCGGTTCAGCCCGGCGTAGGTGGTGATCACCAGCTCGTACTCCTTCCCCACCTCCACGTCCGCCAGGTCCACCAGCTGAGACTTGTCCACCCCGTCGCCGCCGTGCGGCAGGAACTCGAAGTAGGCCATGTTGGGCATGATGGTGTAGGAGACTTCGGAGGGGTCGCACATGGGCTTGAGGTTGAGGCCGAAGAAACACTCCGACGACGCGTACATGGTGCACGCCATGGGGAGCCCACCGCTGTAGTACTCCAGAGTGGGGATGTACTGCGCCATGGCGCCCGTCACGATCACGTCCAGGTACTTGGTGTTGGGCCAGATCCTGGTGATGATCGCGGCCCAGTCACCCTTGGAGCACTCGGCGGCGACGAACCGGGCGAGCTCCGTGTCCGGCTTGAGGAGCTCAGCGACGGCGCCGCGGATGGAGGGGTCGGTCACCTTGGGGGTGAGCGCCCCGGCCGCGATGTCATTGCAGAGCTCCTGCCAGTGGAGCTGGAGGAAGCGGATGGCGCGGAGGAGGCCGGAGGCGAAGACGGTGCCCACGCGGAGCACGTCGATGCGCTGGAGGAGGCCGCAGAGCATCTGCGCGTACATGCTCTGGAACGCGTCGGCGCAGAGGATGGCGGCCGTCGGGCTGGTGAACACATTATAGGGGTCGTAGGGGCGGCTCTGGAAGTGCTCGCTCTTGTAGTAGCTCGTCAGCACCGGCCGTGCCGTCAGCCCTCCGGGGGTCTTGGTCTCCGATTTCACGAAGAGGAAGTAGAGCCCCTTCCCCTTGTCCAGCCCTGCCACGTAACTGTTCCATTGGCGAGAAGCCATTACGATTAGACGATCAAATCTAACATATCAGTACCTCAATTCATTCTAAAAGGAGATGACAAAGATGAAAAAGCTCAAATactcacaggttcatcactggcaTCAGAAGGCTGATAAGGAGCTGCCTGCGATCGAGCTCTTCTTTGATCGTGGGCATCAACTTCCTCTCGCCAGCCGACGTTCCGGAGCTTCACATTAAAGCCGAATGAGATCCCAATCTTACATGCACACAACAAGCACCTTATTAAGCTAAGCTTTAATGTACCTGGTGAGGAGCTCAGAGATGGGATGGGCGGAGAGGATGGCCGAGCGGTCGCCGTTGGCTATCCTCTGGATCTCCGGTTGCAGGTCCTCGTAGGTGACCACGGGAATCTTGGCCTTGAAGGTGGACCGTTCGGTGGCCCGGCCGAGTCCGTACCTCCGTAGGTACTCCGTGTCGGCGTTGCGCGTCAGGATCTCGGCCAGCACCCTCTCCTGCACCGCGTCCGCGTTCGCGGTCATCTCCTCGATGAACCTCAGTTTCTCGGCGTCCTTCTCGTTGGCCGCGTTCGCGCGCGCAGAAGGCACCACGGTCTCCACGGCCATTTCAGTCTTCTTCACAGTGTCGCAAACCGCAGTGGGGGGGGGACGAGGAGGGAGGAAGCCCGAGATCGTTCTATGGGAAGGAATGCAAGACCGAGATGGAGAGCGGTGTGGCCACTGCGTGGGCAATTTATAGGCGAAGCCCCATCGTCAGATAACAGCTGGGCCCGCTCAACGGACGGCCGAGGCTGCACCAGGGGCGACACCGCGGGCCCCTGAGGTCGCGTCCAGATCCGGACATCTCCCCGACACGCGGACCCCTGTGACGCGCGAGCGCCAGGCCGGCACCAGTCGCCGTCCACATCGGCACCGTTCGCCTGGGCGTATCACCcaagcgccgccgccgccggaatCCACGTGTCATTATTTCGGGCGGGCACCGCGACGGGATCAGCTTATCCGGCGCAAGACGTCTTCGGTTCCTTGCCCTGATAGAAGAGGATTTCCATATCCACCTCGGAATTGGATGTCCCAAGTGGAATCGTTCAAAGGATTTAGAGGGCAGAAGCAGCAGTAGCTTTGGAGTGCACGTATGTCGTATGAAGCAGAGGCTTGTTAAAGCCGGAACTGAGATCTTTTGCCTCAGGAGCAATGAACATCTCGATTCAGCATGCGAGGAGTCGATCCCCTGTTGCTGCATGGGTCGGTAAAAATGTCTGCTCTGCGGCAGAGccaagaagaagagccacagtggAACGATGATGTGCATGATTCGATTGCTTGAATTAATCCGGAGGAGAGAATAATTGGGAGATGAGCAGCAGAGACAATGCACATGCGCGATGAATTGTTTGTGGCAAGAAAGATGTCGACTTTCTGAATCCAGAGAGATCATGCTGGGGGTCCATCATTGACACTGCTATTATCCACCATCTCCTATCGATCGTGTTCATGATTGCAGTAGATCCATACACGAACATCTACAGAGGATCTGACTTCTCTCTTTCGCATCAAGTTGCTTAGCTTTCTTCATTCTTTTGACACCAGCAGTCGATTGATTACGGTTCGATTTGCATGTGGTCACAGTGTCACCAAAGACAGTGACCCTTCAACAAGACACTCATCGTTCAACTTCACATGTCTCTGCGATCGGCAAGCAGGCTTGATGAATTCCTCGTGAGACGTCCCGGTCATCATGTAACGTGAAGCCGATCGGACGACATCCTCGAAAGCTACACAGCTTGAAGCCTAGTGAAGATATTCGATCCGATCATGGAAGGATCGCAGTTGTAGTGTTTGGCTTAATCAAGGATGCTGTACGAGTTCCGTGCATGAGAGAGGTTCGTGGCGAGCAATACGGACGTGAGACCTCAAAAACAGAGCTCTACGTGGGAAACGAAGACAGACTAGTCTGATGGCCGAAAGAGATGCTGAGCttattcctttcttttctctctctctctctctctctccaccaaaATCTTGCCGAATCTTCGATTCCATCTGCTTCAATCTTCAAACATTCAAAAGCAAAATCATGAAAGCTTCTTCGTGCCATCGTAGCATTCCAACTGCTCTAAAGCAGTCAATGCCTACTGGTAGAAGTAACTAGTGATTCCAGACActgacatatagatatatatatatatcatatgctCTTGTCTGAAGCTAGTACAAACAGTGTAGGACAGATTACATCTAGGAGATACGTAGAGCAGTAGCTCAACAACACTGTACACTGTCCATGTCTTATTCTGCGTGTTGCAGAGAGTCAGAGACCACGGTCCATGTCTGCAGAGGGCGTGGGACAATGATCCATGTCGATGCACGCAATATCCCCCACAACCTCCGTGCTTGTCTGTCACCAATATATGCAACCTCAAAAAAAATCCATGGCTTTCACGCAGGGATTAACGTGCCTGATAGCAATTGTTTAATCATTTGCATTTACTTGGAACAGGACAGCTCTTCATTGGTCTCCCCAAGTGCTGACCACCATAGTCACGGACGAGCCACTGTCCTCGGTCCTTGAAATGAGATTGACAGCCTGCAGTGGCTGCCTGCTACTTGCAGCAGGGGATCCTTCCAAGTGATTCAAGTGTTTTTTCATGGAAATGTGAGTGATTCGGACCTGTATCAGATCTGCTCATGGTGGGTTGCACTGGAGCAACGGTAATCCAAGAAGGGACATTTCGGATCATAAACGCGGCTGGCATCCTCTTAGCTGCAGAATGGGGCTCCGTGCTTGCCACCACCGTGGATGGCGGAGCAGAGATGTAGGGTTGGTGGACGCCATGGAGGACCCATCAACTGCGCCCTCCCTTTCTCGTCATCCGATCAATAGATGGGGACCGTGCTCCTCTACATTCCATCGGAGGAGTACAAATGTGTGGATCCATGTCCAGAGTCCACGCTGCTGTCTCGCCACAGCAGTGCACGTGGGGAGAGTCTTCACATCTTGCGAAAGTGTGGAATTTTTGTCGGAAGGAAGCATAGCTGAAGCCGATGCATCCTCTCCGTCCTCGTTTATCCATTCCTTTATCTCATTGGCACGCACCGAGAGGATGCAAAGTGTTTACCGAGCTCGCAGGGTCAAAAAAGCTGGACTTTTTCCCAAGGCatccacactctctctctctctctctctcgctctctcgtcGAAGCTTCCTCTCTCCCACACATCGTGGCCTGTGCATTCTGCACATGATGATACTCGGTCATCCGGAATTGGAGATTCCAGAGGTTTAGGCTCAAAAGACTGATGCTGTGCTTCTCGAGGAAGCCAGTGTTGGTGCGATGGCATGCTTGGTGGAAGATTCTCTGCAAATGCTAAGCATTGGGCAGCGATGACTTATCTTTAACGTTTCGGATAAAGGTCATCTCAGAGAAGGGCGATGAATTGGGATTGTACTCGGTGGCAAGTGGAGAGGCAAGTGGGAAGAAGAAGCTGACGGACATGTTAGTTTCGGTAAACCTTCTCCCAGTGGATCAGCATCAGCTGTCGTTTCTGTGAGGTCACAGGGTGCAGCACTAATGAACTGTGGACGGACCCGCGTCGGCAATGGTGGTCGCCTTTAGGCCAAAAGGCATGTCATCGTCTTCCCCGGCGGGGATTGAGTGGCTACGACATCTGAGATCCGACTCTGATGCGATCAGCTTAACGTGGCTTGGATTAATGCTGGGTAGTGGAATTATGTTGCCACCAGAAAAATGAGAGATGTCGGCCTAAATTAAGTGCTTGACATGGTCATGAATTGGCTCACTCACTCATCGGTGATTGTGCAAACAAAGTCTCTTTCGATGAGTCGAGGCTTTGAATCATCATGCTCATCGTCTCAAGATCACAGAGAAGACAATAAAAGGTGCGGGTGACGACATCATCCTCATTGATTATTGGTGTCAGTTAGTTCCTAACGAAAGAGATGATGTAAATATCAGATTCTCTTGCATTTGCTTAGATTCTCATCTACCGGAGTCAGTGAGTTCACAGTGATGATCTGAGGAATGGATAACCCCAAGAAGAAGGATTATGGTGTGTCGATGTTGGTTCCTCTGTTACCAATATGAGGTTTAGTGGCTTTTTATGGTGGGAAATCTTCCCGGATCCATCTTTTAGAAAGCAGAAAACAAGGAATATATTCTTATAATATGATTTAAGTGCTTCTATGAAATGTCAAGCTAAGGAATATGTTCCTGAGATCGACCACTTTCAGGACGATTACGAATCAAATGACGAAGGTATCATTTTGGAATATATCTATCTTGCAAGAAACGTAATGATATCCAACCTAaccaaggaaaaattattggaagGTTTGGAGAGACAAAGCACTCATAACAATGACAAAAGAGAGTgggaggaaagagagagaagagatagAACAAGGAGAGATGACTAGATGTGAGCAGATAAAGAAGATGGCATTTTGTCTTCATTGGCAGGTCATGTGACTCCCTTTGGTCAAGCTGTGTGCCTGTGAAACCTAACTAGATTCCTCTAGAATCCTACATGTTTTAAGATAAATAGCCTTTGGTTGCATGCCTGCCTTCCTCAGTCAATGGACATATAACCATGTTAACTTCATAGGGTACATGGAAATGCATCCTAGCCATGTGTCATGTGCATAGTGCACCTGTCATGTTGGAGCTACAAGTGAAAATTCTTATCTAcatatgtgtttgattagcctatAATAGCTATGGAATTGCTCTAAAATTTGTGTCAGGAATCAATACATTGAGAGGTAGCCTTATTGGTCTCATGTTGAGAATGTTACAGTCCCAACCTTATATCTAAGCATGATATCTAAGGATAGATAGCCTTAAGTGGGGCTTCACATACACACATTTTAGCTAAAAAAGAGTAATGGGAAAGAGTATAAGACATATAACACATCTAATGCAGCATAAAGATAGTATTCCAAATCAAATGGAAAGAGAATAGAAAGCAAGAGACAACATAACACCCCAAAAGTCCAGCATATTTGGGATGCCTACTCATCTAGCAACATTAAGCTCACCAGATAGCCATTTATTTGAAGAAAAGCAGCTGTAACTACAAAAACATACTTTTATTTGCATGTCAATACAATGAAATGTATGCTCAATTAAACATGTCTAGCACTACATAAGCAGCATGAAGTTGCAGCTTTTTGTACAGTACCACACCAATAAAATGTacatctctctttttttcttttttttcatagaCATAATAGATATTACAGAAAAAGGGAAAAGGTAGATTGCAGAAAGGTGGATCTGCTTACAAAAAATTTGAGAAGATTATAGGATGATTTCTTCTTGAACGCTAACATTAAGGGTTTTATTTGGCAGGACAATACCGTTAACCACCACAACTTCGTCTTCAACTGCAACAGCTTCTCCTAAATTTTAAAAGTAGATAAAAGAATTGGTCAGTAGGGTGCCCCCAAGTAATGGGATTGGCAATAGCATATGAAGTAGCTACCGAGGATAGTGATTCCAAGTTTGGCATTGTGGTCTCCCTCGGCCTGAAATACACACCCAAGTTATAAGATGATTAAGACAAAGAGTTCATTGACATATACAAAGAATGCCATCGATGCGTACAAAGATTGTATAAAACCCTTCAAAGATTCATAGTATTTGAATATAAACCTCAATTCCTTTAGTGATAATTGTTAGGTTCTCCAGCAACTACAGAAAAACATGAGTTGTAAATTTAGTATTGGGATTGGGATCGACCAGTGGTAAAACAATGATATCGGCTGGATCTACAGATTGTATCAGTAGCTTGGGAGCTTAAAGCATAGAATAATACTCTTCTAGGTTCAGATGAGAAATATAGCACTATATTGGGAGATGAAATTCTGCTAGAATTTCTGTAGCAGACAACTGTCTGGTCCTTGGATATGAAATCTCCTCAACAATTGCAGATATATATAAAATGAATATTTAACTAATTATGTACAGAAAGTAGCCCTTACACTCAAATGGTGACCAAGAAAACAATGTCG
Proteins encoded:
- the LOC103992899 gene encoding indole-3-acetic acid-amido synthetase GH3.8, giving the protein MAVETVVPSARANAANEKDAEKLRFIEEMTANADAVQERVLAEILTRNADTEYLRRYGLGRATERSTFKAKIPVVTYEDLQPEIQRIANGDRSAILSAHPISELLTSSGTSAGERKLMPTIKEELDRRQLLISLLMPVMNLYVAGLDKGKGLYFLFVKSETKTPGGLTARPVLTSYYKSEHFQSRPYDPYNVFTSPTAAILCADAFQSMYAQMLCGLLQRIDVLRVGTVFASGLLRAIRFLQLHWQELCNDIAAGALTPKVTDPSIRGAVAELLKPDTELARFVAAECSKGDWAAIITRIWPNTKYLDVIVTGAMAQYIPTLEYYSGGLPMACTMYASSECFFGLNLKPMCDPSEVSYTIMPNMAYFEFLPHGGDGVDKSQLVDLADVEVGKEYELVITTYAGLNRYRVGDVLRVTGFHNAAPQFRFVRRKNVLLSIESDKTDEAELQKAVESASALLRPYNASVVEYTSHADTKAIPGHYVIYWELLAKDASPSATEAVTRDGVMERCCLAMEEALNSVYRQSRVADGSIGPLEIRVVRGGTFEELMDYAISRGASINQYKVPRCVSLPPILELLDSRVVSAHFSPAPPKWTAHRPANQ